The Plasmodium knowlesi strain H genome assembly, chromosome: 10 genomic sequence tagttaaaatttttaaatttgttgTAATAGTAGTAGTCGTTATTTTCCGTCGATTCCATCTTGTTATTTTCTCCTAATTCATAGCTGTCCTTAAAAAGGTAGTCCATTTTTAGGCTCCCTCGCAAAGTCCGGTAGGATTTCTTTGTTTTATTCGCTTCGTAATTTGGCGTATCTCCTCCGTCCCCCTTTATGTCGCCATTCGACAGGGCCATCACCACTTGTTCATCCCCCCCTTGAGgcctttctccttcctcactCTGTTGGTTCTTTTTAGCATTCTCCATATCACCACCACCAGAAGAGTGATGCGCCTTCGAAATACACACCCCATTTCCACTCAAATTTTCAAAGCGAATTTCTTCGTAGTTTCCGCTTTCAATGTTAGGCCCAATGGGGTTTGATTCGTTCAGCGGGAAGTAATCCCCATTGCTATTCTGAAAATGATTTGGTGTTATGTCGTTCTGCGTATCTCCTATTTTATCTAACGTAAATTTGAGCAAATGAAGGTTTTCCTCGTTTGCGCTTCCTACCCAGCTGTTTGGTCCGCAGAATGCATTTGCCTCCACGGAGCTTGTGTCGTAGTGCACATGGTCATTCATATGCTCGTCCCGTCCATTTGGGGAAATACGGTAGATGCTAGTCGTTCTACTAATGCCCGTAGTTTCATCCGAAatatttctccccccctggGAACTACCCACAAAATTGTACCCCTTCTGCATGCTCATATACAGCTTGTTAAAAATgcatttatccttttttcgaTCAGCTCCTTGCTCCGTTGAACTACCAGAAGAAAGTCCCCCTTCATATGCAtcatttctcttcctctgttTCCTtctgaagaaaatattcttcctatTCTTAAACACATTATGGAACAGCTTATTACCTTGAGCATCTCTTTGATCATTATTTAGGAGTTTATTTTTGATAAAACTATTTCTACAGGTAATAAACTTAATGCGTGgttgtttcttctttgtgTCTTCCTTACAGGTAACCCTTTTTACGGTGCTATTTTTGCGTTTCTTTCTCTTAGTctttaaattttgttttctctgcCAGAGGGAaaaggcttttttttttcgtaacaTATATCTCCTGCATTCGTAGAGAGACATGTCAGATAGTCTCTTCGCACACACATCatatgagtttttttttcttttgctaaTTCTGTGCATGAGTCCAACTctatcctttttaaaaaaaaaactttcaccaatttgttctttcccattttcataCGACACTGAGGAATAGTAAATTTTCCTGTAGTTGTTATTTATCCTTTTAAAGTAGTAACGAATGTACACATAATATGCGATATAGTCGAAGAAAAGCGTGTAGAAGCATTTTAAACACACTGGTAAGTACACAACAAGGAACAATTTCGTGTTTAAAAACTTGTCATCATTTTTATTgctaaaattgaaaaagtgagtgaaataataaaaaaaattttcctcctccttttgcgACTCCgtattttcatatttattcaacagaaaggtaaaaaaatgtgatatgGTAATTTCtgcgtatgtatatgttatccttaaaaaaaatgtgtacagaaAGAGGATGTGGTAGATGTAGTAATTCTTAATAAAGTAATAGTAATTCATAAACTTGAATAGCTTCTTCTTTAACATGGTTGCATCGGGTTCTTTCTCACGCAGTTTTTTTCAGGGGAAAGGGGGAGGGGTTCTCCCTTAAGGTAATATGTGTGAGCGGGAAAAGTCTGTTCAGTCCCTCCTACACGGCTAATTCGCGCCCCAAAGAGGAATGTTAAAATTTGTGGAATAAAGACCTGGTGGTACAACTCTTTTTAACGTCTTGGAAATATTCATAAATGGATCACGAGAAAAATTATCCCTCAAATAGACGACGAAAAACTAAAAATATTCATTCAAGAATAAGCATTAATGATGATCATactaaaaaagggaaaaattaagcaaggacaaaaaaaattaacagaCGAAAAAACTTAATATCAAGAGACAAACTCGATGCGTATACCGTCTACATATGGGGTCGTCTGCACGTGCTTATATTTAAACGCACATGgagtgtacaaaaaaaaaaaaaaaaaaaagggggaataaGTAAGAAGCAAATGAATAGCAAAATTGAACTGAAACAACTGTTGTGATAATTCACCGCACACATTTCTCCCCCAATTGGGAAAACATTAATCAAAAGAAATGGGGAAGACAGGATGAAGGATTGTGCTAATGCGCAATTGCCGCGTTCGGTGGAATAGTTACGTGTGAAAACGAAGCactacattttaaaaaaattgaagaaaaacacacacacaaaaaaaaaaaaaaaaaaaaattaatcagcTAATCCAACCATTTAGTGTTATAGAACTCGCCCAACTGTGAAGGCTGAAAAGTTACACAAAAGTGCTCCCTATGGAAAAcagtaaaaatgcaaaacgaCAGGAATAGAAACATGATCTGTACTTCAAGGTACACGTTGAAACGACGCTAATAAAAGGGGCTAACGACGAATGTACCACAACGTTATTTTCGCTGCAGTGCACACATCCTgagacgaaaaaaagagcGAAAATCACATGACAtaattttaaatgtgaacaaggAGAATTATGGGCGTGCAGAAAATGTTCACACCTACATGTGGTATGCTTTCCAAATTTTGTgtattcccccttttctccttttttccaaccACACTTAgtgcatgcatatacacaaatGTGTATGCTAACAAATGGGATGCCACTTTAATGATAATACTGTGCAAATGCCTCACTATCGTTTTTGCGAAGATTTTGCGAAATGTGTGTTATATGTTGGTCTGCATCAGTATGCTTGAGTTTGCGCGAGTTTGGGGCATTCGCTTTCTCATTACACTCTTCCTGTTCTGAAAAACGTTTTGCGTATCATTTcttttgttattttatttttttttttttatactgcaaaaatggcataaaaaacgtttttcaatatttttctttttcgcggTACATGTGTTGAAATGTTAGCGTCTTTtccactttccttttccgtaaccttcaattttattttaatttttccaattcgtACGTTACGGGCGTTACGCCCTTTCCGCTGCCGTCGAACTGAAGTTACTCTTGCAATGTCCcgcatttctttttccatacATACACAATGTTAATGAGTCAATGTTTATATTCACATGGCACATTATATGGGCCACGTTTTTGATGCCCTTTCGTGGAGATTTTTCCACGAATATGTTCGCATCCCTAATAGTATCCCACCGCGCAAgggttttttgtttttttcttacacatgcgcatttcccccccttgtcatttatttttactgtaactttgaaaaatatattttgaagaatgcaaaaaggggaaaaaaaaaaaaaaaagattaaactTCTTTTGTTTTCAAATAGGCGATATAAATGTTACGCTTAAGTGTTACTGTGCTATGCGTGTCGCTCCAGCATAAATAAGTTTTTTCGTAGGCATATGGCcttatgtgtttttttcttttttcctccaccctTTGCGGTtgctatgtttttttttttttttttttttttttcatatatttacgcttcaattttttaaatctaaGGGGAAAACTAAACAAATCAAATGTGCGAGTGGCATGATTCTCACAAGAAATACACATTTCCACCCCCTCATATATGCGCTTCACatatatgttattttttcccttattgttcttcccctttcaTGCTTTCCTTACACGCCAATTTAATTTGGCCATATTATTTTATCAAAACAGTACATGCGCTTGTACACATGTAAATTAAATTTGCTTCCTTCTTTGTGTAACTGCATgctaatatatatacatatgtgttttCTTTGTAAAGAAGGATGTATGCCTtgcatataatttttctcaATCTGAATTTGAAAGGTGAACTTTGAAAAGTTAACAGTACGCCACTGTTTTGGAAGTAGGAAGAGGGTCCTTCGCCCCCAAGGCATGTaggcacatgtgtatattatatgtatagaaaatattttatacatcttttccccccacacacacggTGGTCAAAGTAGAGTGACAATATAAACTCCGTATCGGTCATTTTCatttacataaatacatgatttgttttctttgTTAACTTTTTGACATTTTAAACCCAAGACACAAAAGAGCTAAAAGAAATATAACAACATAAATCATATGGTAACAACCGTGCAGTAGCCCTTTACAAGAGTAATTACAATCATAGGGGTGATAGCAAttcgaaaggaagaagacataaacgcgtttttttttttttttttttacgctttcCCCCTCCATTTCCAGTTGTAACCAATCGTGCAAATGCTTATGTAATGAAACTACCGCAgcagagaaaagaagaaaaaataaaataagtcaAAATGAATGTATTCATTAGAACGCTTATACTCACTGTTGTAATCAAGACACAACTTATTCTAGGAAGGAGTTTAATCTACGATAAGCAGAGCTATGTCCCGAAGGTGTACGCTAATTTGCATGGCGCAGGCCTTAATGAGATTGTGAAAAAGACGAATAGGACGTGCAGAAATGTTAAGAgcagaaattattttcccgATTTTGTCAGTTCTGACAAATCCGCCAACCAACGGAGCAGTACCCCCCTGTTCATTAACAACTACAAACCCAAGTATGGGAAGATAAACAGGGCGGGGACATCCAACTTCCACATCGCAGATGCCCACAACTACAAAGTAAAAAACAGTCAACGTGTGATGAACGcactgaacaaaaaaatacaggAGAGCATATTTACCCTCTTTAATGCTGCAAATAGAGATACCAGCATTTATAACAACGACTTTAAAAGTAATAAAATTATAGATGATATTTCTTCCAGTGACAAATCTCAAAATAGTGGGAATTTAAGTCAAAGTACATTCGGGAAGGATATTTTAGGAAATAACAACGATGTAGGGAAAGGGACCGACCAAAAAAAACCATGCACCTTTTTAAACAATGTagttgaaggaggaaagacaGTTTCCTTGTTAGGACTGTGGTATGTATGCAACATCTTCTACaacattgaaaataaaaaggcatTGAATTTGTTAAATTTACCAATTACAATTGCGATAGCGCAAATTTATGTAGGGTTGCCAATCTTCTTAATACCGTGGATCCTCAAATTGAGAAATCAACCGGAACTGTTTTACGATGAacaagaaatgaagaaaataagccTCAGTGATAGAAATGCATTAGTAAAGGCATTACAGAAGTATGTacttttcttaaaaaaatatagtagCATAATGAAGCAAAGTATATATCATGGCTATGCCCACCTCTTATCAGTTATAGCCATGGGAGCTGGAGCAATCAGCTTTGTCC encodes the following:
- a CDS encoding phosphoenolpyruvate/phosphate translocator, putative, encoding MNVFIRTLILTVVIKTQLILGRSLIYDKQSYVPKVYANLHGAGLNEIVKKTNRTCRNVKSRNYFPDFVSSDKSANQRSSTPLFINNYKPKYGKINRAGTSNFHIADAHNYKVKNSQRVMNALNKKIQESIFTLFNAANRDTSIYNNDFKSNKIIDDISSSDKSQNSGNLSQSTFGKDILGNNNDVGKGTDQKKPCTFLNNVVEGGKTVSLLGLWYVCNIFYNIENKKALNLLNLPITIAIAQIYVGLPIFLIPWILKLRNQPELFYDEQEMKKISLSDRNALVKALQKYVLFLKKYSSIMKQSIYHGYAHLLSVIAMGAGAISFVHIVKASSPLFAAFFSYFLTNNRMSLYTYSSLIPIVFGVSLASIKELSFTYKALYSTLSANVLSTMRAIEAKIMMDKNLERIGKHLTPENIFALLTLSSAIFLTPALYLDAHKWKDAYAYLMDNKDVLKVLGRHVLMSGVWFYLYNQLSFISLNRLNHITHAVASTVKRVFLILTSYFIFGTKFSFLGGLGSTMAVGGTFLYSLVKKKYG